The Xyrauchen texanus isolate HMW12.3.18 chromosome 13, RBS_HiC_50CHRs, whole genome shotgun sequence genome contains the following window.
TGTGTATTTCTATGTGAGATAACACGTAATATTTTCTTGTTGCATGCGGTTATATTGTATCAAATATACTCCAGGGACAGGTTGTAGTGAGAGGTACATGCTTCAGGTCAATGAGGAAGAGCGAGGAGCCTCACAAACTGGAGGTTTGACTATAGACAGAATGCCGGTAGGCAAAAGTTCAAAAAGTTGCCAGTTCTGGCGTGTTCACTCTTCTTGCTGCGGTTGCGGCACTTTCTTCACTTACTATTTCTTTACTGAAAGTTATAGTATCATGTTATTATGAACATTGATGTAACAGCGCAAGTATGACTTCAGTGTAAcctatttaatttgttattgtgcGGCTGATAAAGGATTCTGCAATCACATagttgccatcctgtaccagACCGCTCATTATTCACAGCTGGGTCTGCTGGCTGTTCCACCCCCTTGCCTGCACAAGTGGCTTGCAAAGATGGCACAGACCAAGAACACAGGTGGGTTTGTGATAAACATGTCATTATGATTTAAGAACCGATGCGTATCTAAACAactgtaaattattataaaaacaccCCCAGTAGTGACTAcagactagggctgcacaatatataaaaattattgaaatatcaCAAATGTATATATCGCATATGCATATCGCACCGGCTTGCAATAACTGTGGTCATGAACAAAAGACAAAATCACACTGCTCTTGGCTGAATAACTTTTGTAGCTTTAATAGGAATCAGTACACTGTATATTTAATTCATACAGTGAAAACTAGCAgcgttttatttttacatttgattattCAGTTTCTTTTGTTAAATAAACCTAATGTAGGCCTTCTTGAAACCTTAAACCCAGTTGTTTACACTGATGTTAAAATAACAATTACTTCTTATGCGCCAGTAAAACACTGCTGTTCACTTGCAGAAGCTGTAGGGATGTTTTCTTGccacaaaaagaatgtgaaacaCGTATGTAGGTTATataattttaaagataatttaagtttattttacacactttAAGCATTATCGTATCGCATATCGAATTATTTATTGAGTTATCGCATAATGCATTTTTCTtcaatatcgtgcagccctactacaGACTGTAACTGCTTTTtgtcttttactttttttaaggGAATCCATCCTGAACCTGTTAGTGAGCTGGTGGTGCAAAAGCCCAAAACAGTGGGTCAGAACGGTCTGAGGTCCACGTTGTTCAAGGCATATACAGGTGATTAATTTGTTAACTGTTTGATTGTTGCTTTGTGAGtaagttaagtttttttttttgttatgactAACATCATTATGGTTCCCGcagatacaataaataaaatgtaaatgaagttAAGCACTCATGTCTAACTTTTCTTTTGTGTGACAAATAATCTTGTGTATCTCTTTGCTCTTTTGTCTAGGACCACTGCTAGATCCATATATGATGGCATCTGGAAGCAAATTAAGCCAGGTGCAGCCCCAGCCTCTCATGGCTGTTGTATTGGATGGGGTTACTGAGATGGAGCTGACGCATCTAAATTTGGGTCTGTCCCTCGTGGATCCCCCATGTCCTATCACTGTCCACCCAAGAAGTCCAGCGACCTCATCCTACACCACATGGCTCCAGAATTTCCGTCCCTTCCTCTGATGCAGCACACTTTTCCCAGGTTGCATTTCGTGCCGACATTACATCAGTTAACGCATCTCCAGTCTCTTGAAGTGTCACCGCAGCTGTCCAGCGAGATAGCAAAAGaaactcagcagcagtccaaatGTCCTGCGTGGACACAGCTACGGCGACCAAGGCTGACTGCCAGTCGTTTTTGGGATGCTTGTTGTAGTAAGGCGTGTCGTGAAGAGCAGGAGTCTGCAGCTATTCAGATGATCAGAGGCTGCACAAAGCAAACAGCTGCAATGAAAAGTGGTCTGCTGGTGGAGCCTGAAGTGCTGGCAAACTATGCTGAACTGATGCAAGTTAATGTGCTACCAGCAGGATTCGTCATTCACCCTGATGCACCACATCTTGGGGCCAGTCCAGACGGTCGGGTGTATGACCCTTCAGAGTCGCCTCCTTTTGGCCTGGTTGAGGTGAAGAGCAGCACAAAAAATGATCCATCTCAGGTTGCTCACCTCAAGGTGCAGGAAGGCCACGCCAGTCTGAAGCGTTCACATAAATACTACTGGCAGGTTCAGGGCCAACTGGCAATCACAGGACTGACATGGTGTGACTTTGTTACAGATACCTTATCAAATTTAACTGTGGAAAGAATTTGGCGTGATGACTCATTCATAGCGGAAATGAAAGAGAAATTAGATGTATATTATTATGGCACATacatgaatgcataccttgaattCCAGTAATCTTGTCTTTACCAATCAGTTTTGCCTTCTGTCTTACTGTTGATgaactgtaatgtttttttttttattgtaaatgtttgtgttatttattgAATAAGTTGTTATTAATCAGTTGATGTTACACATATATACCAAAAAATTAAAGGATGCATCATTTTGACCAAAATTGTTTTAATCGTTCATCTAATGTTTTAGTGAAATCAGTCACATTTCAACAGaacaatattaaacaatattaatataacaattatatttaatttaaagtttaagAATATGTGGGAACACTAAATTATTTACATACTATTTACACATTACGACACAGCCACCAACGTAATCCTCCGGAGCGAAGTGCCGGCTGCAGACATAGGTGCTACCTCTTTTTATGTCAAAACTGTTCCCT
Protein-coding sequences here:
- the LOC127653855 gene encoding uncharacterized protein LOC127653855 isoform X1; protein product: MSYHCPPKKSSDLILHHMAPEFPSLPLMQHTFPRLHFVPTLHQLTHLQSLEVSPQLSSEIAKETQQQSKCPAWTQLRRPRLTASRFWDACCSKACREEQESAAIQMIRGCTKQTAAMKSGLLVEPEVLANYAELMQVNVLPAGFVIHPDAPHLGASPDGRVYDPSESPPFGLVEVKSSTKNDPSQVAHLKVQEGHASLKRSHKYYWQVQGQLAITGLTWCDFVTDTLSNLTVERIWRDDSFIAEMKEKLDVYYYGTYMNAYLEFQ